A single genomic interval of Arachis duranensis cultivar V14167 chromosome 7, aradu.V14167.gnm2.J7QH, whole genome shotgun sequence harbors:
- the LOC107458654 gene encoding uncharacterized protein LOC107458654 yields the protein MKLALSTVYCPHRFSNLFRPSVFTALWSPICSSELSSYSPTYVKPQFHVPLFLRPPIYSAKLCDLRKWRDWAEGVASSIGSSFVQSDNGPDSSILCRELKWLIEDVVEDHSQFPQTGLENGDDDDMRVKMRANLEELYGLWKQRITERRPFQYIVGCEHWRDLVLSVQEGVLIPRPETELIVDFVCDVVSNNEDLKRGMWADLGTGSGAIAIGIGRVLENAGRVIATDLSPVAVSVAGYNVQRYCLKEKIEIKEGSWFEPLKDMEGRLAGLVSNPPYIPSKDISGLQAEVGRHEPRVALDGGIDGMDALFHLCDGAALFLKPGGFFAFETNGEQQCRTLVEYMENNRGGSLHNFEIRSDFAGIQRFVIGFHK from the exons ATGAAGCTAGCCTTAAGCACTGTGTATTGCCCCCATAGATTCTCAAATTTGTTTAGACCTTCTGTTTTCACCGCCTTGTGGAGTCCAATTTGTTCTTCAGAGCTATCATCATATTCTCCCACTTATGTGAAACCCCAATTTCATGTTCCACTCTTTCTGAGGCCACCAATTTACTCAGCCAAGTTATGTGACCTCAGAAAATGGCGTGATTGGGCCGAAGGCGTCGCTTCTTCAATTGGTTCGTCTTTTGTTCAGTCAGATAATGGCCCAGACTCGAGCATTCTTTGCAGGGAGCTCAAGTGGCTCATTGAGGATGTTGTTGAAGACCATTCACAGTTTCCACAAACGGGTTTGGAGAACGGCGATGACGATGATATGAGGGTGAAAATGAGGGCTAATTTAGAGGAACTTTATGGTCTATGGAAGCAGAGGATTACTGAGAGGAGACCCTTTCAGTACATAGTTGGATGTGAGCATTGGAGGGACCTTGTTTTGAGTGTCCAAGAAGGGGTCTTGATTCCGAGACCGGAGACCGAACTAATTGTTGATTTTGTGTGTGATGTGGTGTCAAACAATGAGGACTTGAAAAGAGGGATGTGGGCTGATTTGGGTACAGGAAGTGGCGCCATTGCCATTGGTATTGGTAGGGTTCTTGAAAATGCAGGGAGGGTTATTGCCACTGATTTAAGCCCTGTGGCAGTTTCTGTTGCTGGTTACAATGTGCAGAGGTATTGCTTAAAG gaaaaaattgaaataaaggaAGGATCTTGGTTTGAACCGTTGAAGGATATGGAAGGAAGGCTTGCGGGTCTTGTAAGCAACCCACCATATATTCCGAGTAAAGACATCTCTGGCCTCCAAGCTGAAGTTGGTAGGCATGAACCGAGAGTTGCATTGGATGGAGGTATTGATGGTATGGATGCTCTTTTCCATCTTTGTGATGGTGCTGCTTTGTTCTTGAAGCCTGGTGGATTTTTTGCCTTCGAG ACAAATGGTGAGCAGCAGTGTAGGACTCTTGTTGAATATATGGAAAACAATAGAGGTGGAAGCTTACACAATTTTGAAATACGTTCTGATTTTGCTGGCATTCAACGATTTGTAATTGGATTCCATAAATAG